CTCGAATCGGTCATCATTATCACGATCCCCATCCTCGGGGGCCTGGGGAGCATCCCCGGCACGGTGCTCGGCGCCATCATCATGATCGGGGCGCCGGAGATCTTCCGGGCCGCCAGCGAGTACCGGATGGTGGCCGTCGGGGCGTTCATGGTTTTGATGATGGTTTTCCGCCCCGAAGGCATTTTCGGCAAGAAGCTTTATCAGCAGACTTACAAGGCGTAAAGGAATGGGCATTCTTACCGTACACTCCCTGACCAAGCGATTCGGCGGATTGACCGCCTTAAACCGGTTTGACCTCGAGGTGGAAGAAGGGGAGATCGTGGGGATCATCGGGCCCAACGGTTCCGGTAAAAGTACGTTTTTCAATGTGCTTACAGGCATGTTTCCGGCCGATGGAGGAGAGGCCTATCTTCGGGGGATCGGGGAGAACATCCTGGAGAAGAAGACCCATCAGATCATCTCTTTTGGAATCGCCAGGACATTCCAGAATCAACGGCCGTTCAACAACCTCACGGTACTGGAAAACCTGATGGTTGGGGGGCATTGCCGGACGCGGGGAGGGATCTTGTCGGCCTTGCTCCTCCTTCCCGGGGCCCGGCAGGAGCGGAAAAACCTGATCGATCGCGCCCAGGAGGTGATGGCGGTTTTTGGTGAGCGCCTGCTGAGCATGCAGCACGATCCCGCCTGGACCCTTTCCTATGCCAACAGGAGGCGCCTGGAGATCGCCAGGGCCCTCATGTCCAGACCGCGGGTGCTTCTTTTGGACGAACCCACGGCAGGCATGAACCCGGCCGAATCGCTCCAATTGCTGGATACCATCCGGCACGTGAACAGGAAGGGCGTCACGGTGCTCGTGATTGAGCACGATATGAATTTCGTCAGGCAATTGTGCCATTGTATCGTCGCCCTGGACTACGGTGAGAAGATCGTGGAGGGGGACTATCTGAAAGTGAGGAATCATCCCAGGGTGATAGAGGCCTACCTGGGAAGGGACTAAAGAATGGGGTCCGGAAGGCCCCTCTTAAACACCACGTAACGGGTCCCTGGCTGATGCTCAAGATAACCGGAGTCACTACCTATTACGGGCCCATCCGGGCCTTGAAGGACATCTCGATCGAGGTGGGCAAAAGGGAGATCGTTTGCCTGCTCGGAGGAAATGCCTCAGGGAAGTCCACGACCATGAAGACGATCCTGGGAATCGTGAAGC
Above is a window of Deltaproteobacteria bacterium DNA encoding:
- a CDS encoding ABC transporter ATP-binding protein, which produces MGILTVHSLTKRFGGLTALNRFDLEVEEGEIVGIIGPNGSGKSTFFNVLTGMFPADGGEAYLRGIGENILEKKTHQIISFGIARTFQNQRPFNNLTVLENLMVGGHCRTRGGILSALLLLPGARQERKNLIDRAQEVMAVFGERLLSMQHDPAWTLSYANRRRLEIARALMSRPRVLLLDEPTAGMNPAESLQLLDTIRHVNRKGVTVLVIEHDMNFVRQLCHCIVALDYGEKIVEGDYLKVRNHPRVIEAYLGRD